The following proteins are encoded in a genomic region of Glycine soja cultivar W05 chromosome 17, ASM419377v2, whole genome shotgun sequence:
- the LOC114391672 gene encoding probable cation transporter HKT7: MDFVCPIGFHCATEISALLTLPSPLQVQDVNKRNEKSVVECLVLSQLSYLVIFIILICITESKSLKEDPLNFNVLYITLEVISGYGNVGFSTGYSCARQLKIDATCKDSWVGFSGRWSSKGKFILILVMFFGRLKKFNMKGGKAWKLSWPV, translated from the exons ATGGACTTCGTTTGCCCTATTGGCTTTCACTGTGCCACTGAAATCTCTGCTCTTCTTACTCTTCCTTCACCTCTTCAAGTTCAG GATGTCAACAAGAGAAACGAAAAAAGCGTAGTGGAGTGTCTTGTATTGTCTCAACTCTCTTACTTGGTCATTTTCATTATTCTGATTTGCATCACTGAGAGTAAAAGCTTAAAAGAGGATCCTCTCAACTTTAATGTGTTGTACATCACCTTAGAAGTCATCAG TGGTTATGGTAACGTAGGGTTCTCAACGGGATACAGCTGCGCTAGGCAATTGAAAATTGATGCAACGTGCAAAGATTCATGGGTTGGATTCTCGGGTAGGTGGAGTAGCAAAGGCAAGTTCATCCTTATCTTGGTCATGTTCTTTGGGAGGCTCAAGAAATTCAACATGAAAGGTGGCAAAGCATGGAAGCTCTCCTGGCCAGTATAA